From Terriglobales bacterium, the proteins below share one genomic window:
- a CDS encoding sigma-54 dependent transcriptional regulator yields the protein MHSVLIVDDEPGIRHSLKGVLEDEGYKVSSVDTGEACLEALRKRAFEVVLLDIWLPGMDGLDTLQKIKESEDAPEVIMISGHGTIETAVRATKLGAYDFLEKPLSLEKTLMLVKHAAEARRLRVENKDLKKQVQSKGEIVGESVPMKALRQQIGLMAPTNGRVLIYGESGTGKELVASAIHAQSLRKDALFVEVNCAAIPEDLIESELFGHRKGSFPGAAVDKEGRFLKADGGTLFLDEVGDMSLKTQSKVLRTLEEQRFMPVGSDEPISVDARVIASTNKDLEEEISKGNFREDLFYRLNVIPFFVPPLRERKEVIPLLARHFLREVSLTYSRRPKEM from the coding sequence ATGCACAGCGTACTGATCGTGGATGACGAGCCCGGTATCCGGCACTCGCTCAAGGGCGTGCTGGAGGACGAAGGCTACAAGGTCTCGTCGGTGGACACCGGCGAAGCCTGCCTGGAAGCGCTGCGCAAGCGCGCCTTCGAAGTGGTGCTGCTCGACATCTGGCTGCCGGGGATGGACGGCCTCGACACCCTGCAGAAGATCAAGGAATCCGAAGACGCTCCCGAAGTCATCATGATATCCGGGCACGGCACCATCGAGACCGCGGTGCGCGCCACCAAGCTGGGAGCCTATGACTTCCTGGAAAAGCCACTTTCCTTGGAAAAGACCTTGATGCTGGTGAAGCACGCGGCCGAAGCCCGCCGCCTGCGCGTCGAGAACAAGGACCTGAAGAAGCAAGTCCAGAGCAAGGGCGAGATCGTGGGCGAGAGCGTGCCCATGAAGGCGCTGCGGCAGCAGATCGGCCTGATGGCGCCCACCAATGGGCGCGTGCTCATCTACGGCGAATCCGGCACCGGGAAGGAACTGGTGGCGAGCGCCATCCACGCCCAGAGCCTGCGCAAGGACGCGCTGTTCGTCGAGGTCAATTGCGCGGCCATCCCCGAGGACCTGATCGAAAGCGAGCTGTTCGGCCACCGCAAGGGCTCCTTCCCCGGCGCTGCCGTCGATAAAGAGGGCCGCTTCCTGAAGGCGGATGGCGGCACGCTGTTCCTCGATGAAGTCGGGGACATGAGCTTGAAGACGCAATCCAAGGTGCTGCGCACGCTCGAGGAGCAGAGATTCATGCCGGTCGGCAGCGACGAGCCCATCAGCGTGGACGCCCGGGTCATCGCCTCGACCAACAAAGACCTGGAAGAGGAGATCTCCAAGGGGAATTTCCGCGAGGACCTGTTCTACCGCCTGAACGTGATCCCCTTCTTCGTGCCCCCGCTGCGCGAGCGCAAGGAAGTCATCCCGCTGCTGGCGCGGCATTTCCTGCGTGAGGTCTCGCTGACCTACAGCCGCCGCCCCAAGGAGATGCA